In the genome of Tepidimicrobium xylanilyticum, the window CTCTATCTTCACATCTTTCAATTATAAGGCTATCATCCATATTCCTTTTTAGTATCTTTTTTAATTCTTCAGTAGGGGTATTTTTCTTTAGCCAAACACCTACCATATCATCCTTTATTATAAGAGGCATCCTTGAATGAATAGATTTCATATTCTCATTAGCTTCAGTAGTTATTATAACAAACATTAGCCTTTCATTTGAATTTTCGTCAATAGTAATCTTATATATCCCTGCAAGAGACATTAATGGATTGCTTTGCAAACTGATCTTGTGCCTTATCTTCTTCTTATCTCCTTCATCTTTCCATTCATAAAATAGATTAGCAGGAATAATACATCTTCCATTATAAAACGAATCTTTAAACATGGGTTTCTCCATGATAGTTTCAGCTCTTGCATTTATTACAACTCCCTTTTTATTTATATATGGAAAACCCCAGTTTGCAAGTATAATGGTTCTATCATTATTTTCTACAAGAATAGGCACATCTTTAGTGGGATAAACATCTCCCCTATCAAATTCCTTAATCTCCCTTTTGTATACTCCATAGGTTCTAGCAATCTCTTCAATATCCGTATCTAATAAAAACCTTCCACACATATATGAACCTCCCTGTAACGAAAATATTAATAACAAAAATACCTTTATACCATTTATACTACAATATATCCTATTTCCCATTATATCGTTTTCATTCATTATACCCTATATTGATGTGTTAAATGTTTTAATTTTTC includes:
- a CDS encoding SOS response-associated peptidase encodes the protein MCGRFLLDTDIEEIARTYGVYKREIKEFDRGDVYPTKDVPILVENNDRTIILANWGFPYINKKGVVINARAETIMEKPMFKDSFYNGRCIIPANLFYEWKDEGDKKKIRHKISLQSNPLMSLAGIYKITIDENSNERLMFVIITTEANENMKSIHSRMPLIIKDDMVGVWLKKNTPTEELKKILKRNMDDSLIIERCEDRDYQQLSMF